The proteins below are encoded in one region of Bacillus vallismortis:
- the tadA gene encoding tRNA adenosine(34) deaminase TadA yields the protein MTQDELYMKEAMKEAKKAEEKGEVPIGAVLVVNDKVVARAHNLRETEQRSIAHAEMLVIDEACKALGTWRLEGATLYVTLEPCPMCAGAVVLSRVEKVVFGAFDPKGGCSGTLMNLLQEERFNHQAEVVSGVLEEECGEMLSSFFKELRKKKKAFRKNLSE from the coding sequence ATGACACAAGATGAACTTTATATGAAAGAAGCAATGAAAGAAGCGAAAAAAGCTGAAGAGAAAGGTGAAGTGCCGATTGGCGCTGTGCTTGTCGTCAATGACAAAGTCGTAGCGCGTGCACATAATTTAAGAGAGACGGAGCAGCGGTCAATCGCACATGCGGAAATGCTTGTGATCGATGAAGCGTGTAAGGCACTGGGGACGTGGCGGCTGGAAGGGGCAACTCTCTATGTGACGCTAGAGCCTTGTCCGATGTGTGCTGGTGCCGTCGTGCTTTCGCGAGTGGAAAAAGTGGTATTCGGTGCGTTTGACCCTAAAGGCGGCTGTTCAGGCACACTTATGAACCTTTTGCAGGAAGAGCGCTTTAACCATCAGGCTGAAGTGGTAAGCGGGGTGCTTGAGGAGGAATGCGGAGAAATGCTCAGTTCGTTTTTTAAAGAACTGCGAAAAAAGAAGAAAGCCTTTAGGAAAAACTTGTCTGAGTAG
- a CDS encoding isochorismatase family cysteine hydrolase — MSKTDTALLIVDMINNFEFDMGESLAKKTEKIVPHILSLKEHARQNDWPIIYINDHYGLWQADIKNIQRECTNERSKEIITKVAPDDADYFLIKPKHSAFYETALHTLLTELQVKHIILTGIAGNICVLFTANDAYMREYNITIPKDCIASNRDEDTEFALTMMENVLLAKITTEEQITEK; from the coding sequence TTGTCCAAAACAGACACAGCTCTACTCATTGTAGACATGATCAATAATTTTGAGTTTGATATGGGAGAAAGCCTTGCTAAAAAAACAGAAAAAATCGTTCCTCATATTTTATCATTAAAGGAGCATGCGAGACAAAATGACTGGCCGATTATTTACATTAATGATCATTACGGGCTTTGGCAAGCTGATATCAAAAATATTCAGCGAGAATGCACAAATGAAAGAAGCAAGGAAATCATCACAAAAGTCGCGCCGGATGATGCTGATTATTTTTTAATCAAACCGAAGCATTCCGCTTTTTACGAAACAGCACTCCACACTCTCCTTACCGAATTACAAGTGAAGCATATTATCTTAACAGGCATAGCCGGTAATATTTGCGTGCTGTTTACCGCCAATGACGCATACATGAGAGAATACAATATCACGATTCCTAAGGATTGCATCGCCTCAAATCGTGACGAAGATACCGAATTTGCCTTAACCATGATGGAGAATGTTCTTTTGGCAAAAATCACGACGGAAGAACAAATTACAGAAAAATAA
- the dnaX gene encoding DNA polymerase III subunit gamma/tau: MSYQALYRVFRPQRFEDVVGQEHITKTLQNALLQKKFSHAYLFSGPRGTGKTSAAKIFAKAVNCEHAPVDEPCNECAACKGITNGSISDVIEIDAASNNGVDEIRDIRDKVKFAPSAVTYKVYIIDEVHMLSIGAFNALLKTLEEPPEHCIFILATTEPHKIPLTIISRCQRFDFKRITSQAIVGRMNKIVDAEQLQVEEGSLDIIASAADGGMRDALSLLDQAVSFSGEELKVDDALLITGAVSQFYIGKLAQSLHDKNVSDALETLNELLQQGKDPAKLIEDMIFYFRDMLLYKTAPGLEGVLEKVKVDETFRGLSEQIPTQAIYEMIDILNKSHQEMKWTNHPRIFFEVAVVKICQTSHQSAAELPEVDMLMNKIQQLEQEVERLKTTGIKAAAESPKKEAPRVPKGGKSNYKVPVGRIHEILKEATRPDLDQLKNTWGKLLAHLKQQNKVSHAALLNDSEPVAAASVAFVLKFKYEIHCKMVAEDNNGVRTNLEQILESMLGKRMDLIGVPEAQWGKIREEFLVDHQQENEGSNEPAEEDPLIAEAKKLVGADLIEIKD; the protein is encoded by the coding sequence GTGAGTTACCAAGCTTTATATCGAGTATTCAGGCCTCAGCGCTTTGAAGATGTGGTGGGACAAGAACACATTACAAAAACGCTGCAAAATGCCCTTTTGCAAAAGAAGTTTTCTCACGCCTATTTGTTTTCCGGGCCGAGGGGAACGGGAAAAACCAGTGCAGCCAAAATATTTGCCAAAGCTGTCAACTGTGAACATGCGCCTGTTGATGAGCCATGCAACGAATGTGCGGCCTGTAAAGGGATAACAAACGGGTCAATATCCGATGTCATAGAAATTGACGCCGCATCCAATAACGGTGTTGATGAGATTCGTGACATACGCGATAAGGTGAAGTTTGCCCCGTCGGCCGTCACATATAAGGTATATATCATAGATGAGGTGCATATGCTTTCTATCGGCGCCTTTAACGCATTGCTAAAAACACTAGAAGAGCCGCCAGAGCATTGTATTTTCATTTTAGCAACAACCGAACCGCACAAAATCCCTTTAACCATTATCTCCAGATGTCAGCGTTTTGATTTTAAACGAATTACGTCCCAAGCGATTGTCGGCCGTATGAACAAAATTGTTGATGCTGAACAGCTGCAAGTGGAGGAAGGATCGCTTGATATTATCGCGAGTGCTGCAGACGGCGGGATGAGAGATGCCCTGAGCCTTCTTGATCAGGCGGTGTCATTTAGCGGCGAGGAGCTCAAAGTCGATGATGCGCTTCTGATTACTGGAGCAGTTTCTCAATTTTATATAGGAAAGCTTGCACAATCCTTGCATGATAAAAACGTTTCTGATGCACTGGAAACATTAAACGAACTGCTGCAGCAAGGGAAAGACCCAGCTAAGCTGATAGAGGATATGATTTTCTATTTTAGGGACATGCTGCTGTACAAAACAGCCCCAGGCTTAGAAGGGGTGCTTGAAAAAGTAAAAGTCGATGAAACGTTCCGGGGACTCAGCGAACAGATTCCGACGCAGGCCATATATGAAATGATTGATATTCTGAACAAGAGTCATCAAGAAATGAAATGGACAAATCATCCCCGTATCTTTTTTGAAGTGGCAGTGGTGAAGATTTGCCAAACGTCTCATCAATCAGCAGCTGAGCTTCCGGAAGTCGATATGCTAATGAATAAAATTCAACAACTCGAGCAGGAAGTGGAGCGGCTCAAAACAACAGGCATTAAAGCGGCGGCGGAAAGCCCGAAAAAAGAAGCACCGCGTGTGCCAAAGGGCGGGAAATCGAATTACAAAGTGCCAGTAGGCAGAATTCATGAAATTTTGAAGGAAGCGACGAGACCGGATCTTGATCAGCTCAAAAACACCTGGGGCAAACTTCTTGCCCATCTCAAACAGCAAAACAAAGTTTCGCATGCGGCTTTGCTGAATGACAGTGAACCTGTTGCTGCAGCCTCAGTGGCATTTGTCCTGAAATTCAAATATGAAATTCATTGTAAAATGGTTGCCGAAGACAACAACGGAGTCCGAACCAATCTTGAGCAGATTTTAGAATCGATGCTCGGAAAAAGAATGGATTTGATTGGCGTTCCAGAAGCACAATGGGGTAAAATAAGAGAAGAATTTTTAGTGGATCATCAGCAGGAAAATGAAGGATCAAATGAACCGGCTGAAGAAGACCCGCTTATTGCCGAGGCGAAAAAGCTTGTCGGAGCGGATTTAATTGAAATAAAAGACTAA
- the recR gene encoding recombination protein RecR, whose protein sequence is MQYPEPISKLIDSFMKLPGIGPKTAVRLAFFVLGMKEDVVLDFAKALVNAKRNLTYCSVCGHITDQDPCYICEDTRRDKSVICVLQDPKDVIAMEKMKEYNGQYHVLHGAISPMDGIGPEDIKIPELLKRLQDDQVTEVILATNPNIEGEATAMYISRLLKPSGIKLSRIAHGLPVGGDLEYADEVTLSKALEGRREL, encoded by the coding sequence ATGCAATATCCTGAACCAATATCAAAGCTGATAGACAGCTTTATGAAATTGCCAGGGATCGGACCGAAAACAGCGGTTCGTCTGGCTTTTTTTGTTCTAGGTATGAAAGAAGATGTGGTATTAGATTTTGCGAAAGCATTAGTAAATGCGAAACGCAATCTGACATATTGTTCAGTTTGCGGGCATATCACAGATCAGGACCCATGCTATATTTGCGAAGATACGCGCAGGGATAAGTCTGTTATCTGTGTTTTGCAAGACCCTAAGGATGTAATCGCTATGGAGAAAATGAAGGAATACAACGGACAGTACCACGTTCTCCACGGCGCCATTTCTCCAATGGACGGTATCGGACCAGAGGATATTAAAATACCAGAATTGTTAAAACGATTACAGGATGATCAAGTGACAGAAGTGATTCTCGCGACAAACCCTAATATAGAAGGGGAAGCAACGGCGATGTATATATCAAGGCTCTTGAAGCCGTCTGGTATTAAACTCTCCCGTATTGCCCATGGACTGCCTGTCGGCGGTGATTTGGAATATGCGGATGAGGTCACTCTTTCTAAAGCACTTGAAGGAAGACGTGAATTGTAA
- a CDS encoding YbaB/EbfC family nucleoid-associated protein codes for MRGGMGNMQKMMKQMQKMQKDMAKAQEELAEQVIEGSAGGGMVTVKANGQKEILDVIIKEEVVDPEDIDMLQDLVLAATNEALKKVDEITNETMGQFTKGMNMPGLF; via the coding sequence ATGCGTGGCGGAATGGGAAATATGCAAAAAATGATGAAACAAATGCAAAAAATGCAAAAGGATATGGCGAAGGCTCAAGAAGAGCTTGCAGAACAGGTTATTGAAGGGTCTGCGGGCGGCGGTATGGTTACAGTAAAAGCAAACGGCCAAAAAGAAATCCTGGATGTCATCATCAAAGAAGAAGTCGTTGATCCCGAAGATATCGATATGCTTCAGGATTTAGTGCTCGCTGCAACGAATGAAGCTTTGAAAAAAGTTGACGAGATCACAAACGAAACAATGGGTCAATTTACAAAAGGAATGAACATGCCAGGTTTATTCTAG
- the bofA gene encoding sigma-K factor-processing regulator BofA, giving the protein MEPILIIGIILGLVILLFLSGSAAKPLKWIGITAVKFVAGALLLVCVNMFGGSLGIHVPINLVTTMISGILGVPGIAALVVIKQFII; this is encoded by the coding sequence ATGGAGCCTATTTTGATTATAGGGATTATTTTAGGACTGGTTATTCTTCTATTTTTATCAGGTTCAGCTGCAAAACCTTTAAAGTGGATTGGCATCACAGCTGTTAAATTTGTGGCGGGCGCTTTGCTGCTGGTTTGTGTAAATATGTTTGGCGGCAGTCTTGGCATTCATGTGCCGATCAACCTTGTCACTACAATGATCAGTGGGATTTTAGGAGTGCCGGGAATAGCGGCATTAGTCGTCATTAAACAATTCATCATTTAA
- the tmk gene encoding dTMP kinase: MSGLFITFEGPEGAGKTTVLQEINNILTAEGLQVTATREPGGIDIAEQIREVILNENNTLMDPKTEALLYAAARRQHLVEKVKPALEQGHVVLCDRFIDSSLAYQGYARGLGIDEVLSINEFAIGDMMPHVTVYFSISPEEGLKRIYANGSREKNRLDLEKLSFHTKVQEGYQELMKRFPERFHSVDASQSKDLVVQDVMKVINEALKKIQL, encoded by the coding sequence ATGAGCGGTTTATTTATTACATTCGAAGGTCCAGAAGGTGCGGGGAAAACGACTGTTCTGCAGGAAATCAACAACATACTGACAGCTGAGGGCCTTCAGGTTACAGCAACTCGAGAGCCAGGCGGCATAGATATTGCAGAACAAATTCGAGAGGTCATTCTGAATGAGAACAACACATTAATGGACCCAAAAACAGAAGCTCTCTTATATGCGGCTGCAAGACGCCAGCATTTAGTTGAAAAAGTAAAACCAGCATTGGAACAGGGGCACGTCGTTCTTTGTGACAGATTCATAGACAGCTCGCTTGCATACCAAGGATATGCCAGAGGACTTGGGATTGATGAGGTTCTGTCAATTAATGAGTTTGCTATCGGCGATATGATGCCCCATGTAACGGTTTATTTTTCAATTAGTCCGGAAGAAGGACTGAAGCGCATTTACGCAAACGGCTCGCGGGAGAAAAACAGGCTCGATTTAGAAAAATTAAGCTTCCATACAAAGGTACAGGAAGGTTATCAAGAGTTGATGAAACGATTCCCGGAAAGATTTCACTCTGTTGATGCCAGCCAATCCAAAGACCTCGTTGTTCAGGACGTTATGAAGGTGATCAATGAAGCGTTGAAAAAAATTCAATTGTGA
- a CDS encoding 5-bromo-4-chloroindolyl phosphate hydrolysis family protein has protein sequence MQRFLHFLIWSFTSSATFVFIGILCFFGLNQPLFLSFVYGLASGLVVYTTGVWNSRRLFLKKHGLTGREYAYIKKNLEEARHKIIRLRKALFQAKSIQMFKQNAEMLRLVRRIYILTKKEPKRFYQAERFFYQTLDSVVELTEKYAFLSSHPKKSKELSTSLSEARITLAELTKRLEEDLTQLMGDDIDELQFELDAAKHSLKK, from the coding sequence ATGCAGAGATTTCTTCACTTTTTAATATGGAGTTTCACGAGCAGTGCGACTTTTGTTTTCATAGGAATACTGTGCTTTTTCGGTCTGAATCAGCCTCTTTTTTTATCATTTGTATATGGGCTCGCTTCAGGACTAGTCGTATATACAACTGGTGTTTGGAATTCAAGGCGGTTGTTTCTCAAGAAGCATGGACTGACAGGAAGAGAATATGCCTATATAAAGAAAAACCTAGAGGAAGCAAGGCATAAAATCATACGCCTTCGAAAAGCTTTATTTCAAGCGAAAAGCATACAAATGTTTAAACAAAATGCAGAAATGCTGAGACTTGTCAGAAGGATTTATATTCTTACAAAAAAAGAACCGAAGCGGTTTTATCAGGCTGAGCGATTTTTTTACCAAACGCTCGATTCAGTTGTTGAACTGACAGAGAAGTATGCCTTTTTATCATCACATCCGAAAAAAAGCAAAGAGCTGTCGACGTCACTGAGTGAGGCACGCATCACACTCGCTGAACTGACAAAGCGTTTAGAGGAAGATTTAACTCAATTAATGGGTGATGATATTGACGAACTGCAATTTGAATTAGATGCAGCGAAGCATTCATTAAAGAAATAA
- the csfB gene encoding anti-sigma-G factor, whose product MDETGKLNRTCVICDQEKDRGIHLYTKFICLDCERKVISTSTSDPDYAFYVKKLKSIHTPPLYS is encoded by the coding sequence ATGGACGAAACAGGTAAACTAAATCGTACATGTGTAATTTGTGATCAAGAGAAGGATAGAGGCATTCATCTTTATACGAAATTCATATGCTTAGATTGTGAGAGAAAAGTAATTTCTACATCAACTTCAGATCCTGACTATGCCTTTTATGTAAAAAAGCTTAAAAGCATTCATACACCGCCATTATATTCTTAA
- a CDS encoding toxic anion resistance protein, giving the protein MDRDQSDLHIDELLADPFGEIEAEAVKAEKQQVRLIDVLPEENKEKAIQLAGQIDHKNMQSIVLYGSQAQSKLLNFSHTMIDHVQKKDVGEIGEILGELMKKLEQVNPDDLQSRKKGFFSRVFGRVSNSLQEVLSKYQKTSVQIDRISLKLEHSRNALISDNKLLEQLYEKNKEYFTALNVYIAAGELKLEELKTKTIPQLKQKAESSEHNQMAVQEVNDLVQFADRLDKRVHDLLLSRQITIQSAPQIRLIQNTNQALAEKIQSSIVTAIPLWKNQVAIALTLLRQRNAVDAQQKVSDTTNELLLKNAELLKTNTIETARANERGLVDIDTLKKVQESLISTLEETLTIQEEGRIKRRRAEEELMVMEDDLKHKLLTMKER; this is encoded by the coding sequence ATGGACCGAGATCAAAGCGACCTTCATATCGATGAGTTATTGGCGGACCCTTTTGGAGAAATAGAGGCGGAGGCAGTAAAAGCGGAGAAGCAGCAAGTGCGCCTTATTGATGTTCTTCCCGAGGAAAACAAGGAAAAAGCAATTCAGCTTGCTGGGCAGATCGATCATAAAAATATGCAAAGTATTGTCTTATACGGTTCACAAGCTCAGTCCAAACTGCTGAATTTTTCTCATACTATGATTGATCATGTTCAAAAGAAGGATGTCGGGGAGATTGGCGAAATACTTGGAGAGCTGATGAAAAAGCTGGAGCAAGTAAATCCCGATGATCTTCAGTCTAGGAAAAAAGGATTTTTTTCGCGCGTGTTTGGAAGAGTGTCGAATTCTCTTCAGGAGGTGCTGTCTAAATATCAAAAGACCAGCGTACAGATAGACAGAATCAGCTTGAAGCTGGAACACTCTAGAAATGCTTTAATCAGTGACAATAAGCTATTAGAGCAGCTATACGAAAAAAATAAAGAGTATTTCACGGCGTTGAATGTATATATTGCTGCGGGAGAACTGAAGCTGGAGGAATTAAAAACAAAAACAATCCCTCAATTGAAGCAAAAGGCTGAATCAAGCGAACACAACCAAATGGCAGTTCAAGAAGTAAACGATTTGGTTCAATTTGCTGACCGTTTAGATAAAAGGGTGCATGATTTGCTGCTCAGCAGGCAAATCACAATCCAAAGTGCCCCGCAAATCAGGCTGATTCAGAATACAAATCAAGCGTTAGCTGAAAAAATTCAGTCATCCATTGTGACAGCGATTCCGCTTTGGAAAAACCAAGTAGCGATTGCGCTGACGCTTTTAAGGCAGCGCAATGCAGTAGATGCCCAACAAAAAGTATCAGATACAACCAACGAGCTCTTGCTGAAAAATGCGGAGCTTTTGAAGACCAATACAATTGAAACTGCGAGGGCGAATGAACGAGGCCTTGTAGATATCGATACGTTAAAAAAGGTGCAGGAAAGTTTAATAAGCACGCTTGAAGAAACGCTGACCATACAAGAAGAAGGACGAATCAAACGCCGTCGGGCAGAAGAAGAACTCATGGTGATGGAAGACGATCTGAAGCATAAGCTGCTTACGATGAAGGAAAGGTAG
- the darA gene encoding cyclic di-AMP receptor DarA — MKLIVAVVQDQDSNRLLKTLTDHNFRVTKLATTGGFLKSGNTTFMIGVEDIRVDKALSLIKENGQKRDQMIAPVSPMGGNADSYVPYPVEVEVGGATVFVLPVDEFHQF, encoded by the coding sequence ATGAAATTGATAGTGGCAGTTGTACAAGATCAGGACAGCAACCGGCTTTTGAAAACCTTAACGGATCACAACTTTAGAGTGACAAAGCTTGCGACGACGGGAGGATTTCTAAAATCAGGTAATACAACGTTTATGATTGGTGTCGAAGATATACGCGTCGATAAAGCATTGAGCCTCATTAAAGAAAACGGACAGAAACGTGATCAGATGATTGCGCCTGTATCTCCAATGGGTGGAAATGCTGATTCATATGTCCCTTATCCAGTCGAAGTGGAAGTTGGCGGAGCGACAGTATTTGTCCTTCCAGTCGATGAATTTCATCAATTTTAA
- a CDS encoding aminotransferase class I/II-fold pyridoxal phosphate-dependent enzyme — protein MNTPLYKALIQHARRHSHSFHVPGHHNGDVFFDDAKSLFGPLLTIDVTELTGLDDLHHPSGVIKEAQELVSQLYRSTESFFLVNGTTVGNLAMILSVCEPGDIILVQRNCHKSVFHAVDMAGAEPVYLAPDIDSAMHVPTHVPLKTVKEALAAYPDAKGLVLTHPTYYGHSADLTEIISEAHHYGIPVLVDEAHGAHFILGEPFPSSALTMGADIVVQSAHKTLPAMTMGSYLHLNSSRVDRNRVAEYLNRLQSSSPSYPIMASLDIARAYVQHIIEEQKLSDILQRIQLLKQTFDSLRNAEAVKPADPRMITDPLKLTLRSKRGHSGYTLQNILERANIFTELADENQVLLVLPLGGNRRISAETIKFIDEEIEKTPPDQVFVSGEWATRPVTVLPYQKKELQTFKKEYVDFDEAAGRLNAEDVIPYPPGIPMIMAGERMTKESVQKLSRLISMKMHVQGNTKIKEKQLLVYIEEEKS, from the coding sequence ATGAACACACCTTTATATAAAGCACTGATTCAACATGCGAGAAGACATTCTCATTCATTTCATGTTCCGGGACATCACAATGGAGATGTCTTTTTTGATGACGCTAAGTCGTTATTCGGTCCGCTTCTTACCATTGATGTAACTGAACTGACAGGACTGGATGACCTCCATCATCCTTCTGGGGTAATTAAGGAAGCACAGGAGCTTGTCAGTCAATTATATAGATCAACGGAAAGTTTTTTTCTGGTGAATGGAACAACTGTCGGGAACCTAGCGATGATCTTATCTGTTTGTGAACCGGGTGATATCATTCTGGTTCAAAGAAACTGTCATAAATCTGTGTTTCATGCTGTTGATATGGCTGGTGCTGAGCCGGTTTATCTTGCACCCGACATTGATTCAGCGATGCATGTGCCTACTCATGTTCCGTTAAAAACAGTTAAAGAAGCCTTGGCAGCATATCCAGATGCGAAAGGCTTGGTGCTGACCCATCCGACATATTACGGGCATAGTGCTGATTTGACCGAAATCATTTCAGAGGCCCATCATTACGGGATTCCTGTTTTAGTCGATGAAGCGCATGGCGCACATTTTATTTTAGGGGAGCCTTTTCCGTCCTCAGCTTTAACGATGGGGGCAGATATCGTTGTTCAGTCGGCTCATAAAACGCTGCCTGCCATGACGATGGGTTCTTATTTGCACCTTAACAGCAGCAGAGTTGACCGGAATCGGGTGGCAGAGTATTTAAATCGATTACAAAGCAGCAGCCCTTCTTATCCGATTATGGCTTCGTTAGACATTGCCCGCGCTTATGTACAGCATATAATAGAAGAACAAAAGCTTTCTGACATTCTGCAGCGAATACAATTACTTAAACAAACGTTTGATTCACTTAGAAATGCAGAAGCTGTCAAGCCGGCCGATCCACGGATGATAACGGATCCCCTCAAGCTTACATTACGTTCAAAACGTGGGCATTCAGGGTATACGCTGCAAAACATATTAGAACGTGCCAACATATTCACTGAGCTTGCGGATGAAAATCAAGTCTTGCTCGTTCTTCCATTGGGAGGAAATCGCAGAATAAGCGCTGAAACGATAAAATTCATTGATGAAGAGATTGAAAAAACGCCTCCCGATCAGGTGTTTGTTTCTGGAGAATGGGCAACGCGGCCTGTTACTGTCTTGCCTTATCAAAAAAAAGAGCTGCAAACGTTCAAAAAAGAATATGTGGACTTTGATGAAGCGGCAGGCCGGCTGAACGCAGAGGATGTCATTCCTTATCCTCCGGGTATTCCGATGATTATGGCGGGAGAAAGAATGACAAAAGAAAGTGTGCAAAAGCTCAGCCGCTTGATCAGCATGAAAATGCATGTTCAAGGGAATACGAAAATCAAAGAGAAACAACTACTTGTTTATATAGAAGAGGAGAAATCATGA
- the holB gene encoding DNA polymerase III subunit delta', with product MAISWNEMNELQPRVMKLLYNSIEKDRLSHAYLFEGKKGTGKLDAALLLAKSFFCLEVGAEPCESCRNCKRIESGNHPDLHLVQPDGLSIKKAQIQALQEEFSKTGLESHKKLYIISHADQMTANAANSLLKFLEEPNKDTMAILITEQPQRLLDTIISRCQTLPFQPLQPKAIEDRLIEQEVSPHMARLLANMTNNVAEAVELSRNDEFAESRAKVIKLYEVLHQRKGHAFFFIQDQWMPFFKEKTHQEMGLDMLLLIYRDVLSIQIGNEDKLIYQDLFQSIKQHALQSTQQSVTNQILAVLEAKKRLHSNVNVQGLMEHLVLMLQEG from the coding sequence ATGGCAATATCTTGGAATGAAATGAACGAGCTTCAGCCCAGAGTGATGAAGCTTTTATATAATAGTATTGAGAAGGACAGACTATCACACGCTTATTTGTTTGAGGGAAAAAAAGGAACAGGCAAGCTTGATGCCGCGCTGCTTCTTGCGAAAAGCTTTTTTTGCCTGGAGGTTGGCGCGGAGCCTTGTGAGAGCTGCCGAAACTGTAAACGGATTGAGTCAGGGAACCACCCTGATCTCCATCTTGTCCAGCCTGATGGTTTATCGATCAAAAAGGCGCAAATTCAAGCGCTACAAGAGGAGTTTTCTAAGACAGGGCTTGAATCGCATAAAAAGCTGTATATTATTTCTCATGCAGATCAAATGACAGCGAATGCGGCGAACAGCCTGCTGAAATTTTTAGAAGAACCGAATAAAGATACAATGGCCATCCTCATCACGGAGCAGCCCCAACGGTTATTGGATACCATCATTTCAAGGTGCCAAACCCTTCCCTTTCAGCCTTTGCAGCCCAAAGCAATTGAAGATAGACTCATCGAACAAGAGGTCTCGCCTCATATGGCAAGGCTTCTGGCCAACATGACCAATAATGTAGCAGAAGCAGTCGAATTGAGTCGAAATGATGAGTTTGCAGAGTCTAGAGCGAAAGTGATAAAATTGTATGAAGTCCTACACCAGCGGAAAGGACATGCTTTTTTCTTTATTCAAGATCAATGGATGCCCTTTTTCAAAGAAAAAACCCATCAAGAAATGGGTCTTGATATGCTCTTATTGATATATCGCGATGTGTTGTCCATCCAAATAGGAAATGAAGATAAATTGATTTATCAAGACTTATTCCAATCAATAAAACAGCATGCGTTACAATCGACACAACAAAGCGTTACGAATCAGATTCTTGCTGTTTTAGAAGCAAAGAAACGGCTTCATTCCAATGTGAATGTACAAGGATTAATGGAGCACTTGGTGTTAATGTTGCAGGAGGGATAA
- a CDS encoding YaaL family protein, which yields MGFLRRKTLRREFDEKLIEQLFKQKEEWNRQKKLVEKSLEPSDEVLYELKVAEAKYFFYLREAKQRNLKISRWK from the coding sequence ATGGGTTTTCTTCGCAGGAAAACATTAAGAAGAGAGTTTGATGAAAAACTAATTGAACAGCTTTTTAAACAAAAGGAAGAATGGAACAGGCAGAAAAAGCTGGTTGAAAAAAGCTTAGAACCATCTGATGAAGTGTTGTACGAACTGAAAGTAGCTGAAGCGAAGTATTTTTTTTACCTGAGGGAAGCCAAGCAGCGTAATTTAAAAATCAGCCGGTGGAAGTAA
- a CDS encoding YaaR family protein translates to MKINKDIRTFIDNKQLPSVKTSEMTASFKTSMENQSSKLKFDQLTRLLSDIEAFGKRLTKSRNFKDLARFKGQVKRFVKEAVDSGLSHETSKSFDLYGNSRTLGLVKEIDDKLIQLTEEMMDQEKPAIDLLERIGEIKGLLINLYT, encoded by the coding sequence GTGAAAATTAATAAAGATATACGTACATTTATAGATAATAAACAGCTTCCTTCTGTGAAAACATCTGAGATGACAGCGTCGTTTAAAACATCGATGGAAAACCAAAGCAGCAAATTGAAATTTGATCAGCTCACTCGGCTGTTATCAGATATCGAGGCATTTGGAAAAAGGTTGACGAAATCCCGCAATTTTAAAGACTTGGCGAGGTTCAAAGGACAGGTGAAGCGTTTTGTCAAAGAGGCCGTAGACAGCGGGCTTTCACATGAAACATCGAAAAGCTTTGACCTATATGGCAACAGCAGAACGCTGGGACTTGTAAAAGAAATCGACGACAAATTGATACAGCTTACGGAAGAGATGATGGATCAGGAAAAACCGGCAATTGATTTGCTGGAGCGTATTGGCGAAATAAAAGGTTTATTGATTAACCTTTACACATAG